In a single window of the Bradyrhizobium erythrophlei genome:
- a CDS encoding BA14K family protein gives MISLKVLSTAAIMALVLPMAVPSASFAQTPHARAGAGARAPGGGGSFHAGGGGPRMGGGAPAARFSGGGAPGARFSGGGGGGVYRGGYAGGYRHDGGGGYRRDGGGGFIPGAVAGAVVGGALASGAYGYYGAPDYGPGYYDDQYYDGGPVAVMPDGGDDSVTYCMQTYRSYDPQSGTYLGNDGYRHPCP, from the coding sequence ATGATCAGTCTTAAAGTTTTAAGTACCGCCGCCATCATGGCGCTGGTTTTGCCGATGGCGGTGCCATCCGCAAGTTTCGCCCAGACCCCACACGCACGTGCGGGCGCTGGCGCCCGGGCTCCTGGCGGCGGAGGCAGCTTCCACGCCGGCGGCGGTGGCCCGCGCATGGGCGGCGGCGCACCGGCGGCGCGTTTTAGTGGCGGCGGCGCTCCTGGGGCGCGTTTTAGCGGCGGCGGCGGCGGTGGCGTCTATCGCGGCGGCTACGCGGGCGGCTATCGCCACGATGGCGGCGGCGGCTATCGCCGCGACGGCGGCGGCGGCTTTATCCCCGGCGCAGTGGCCGGTGCAGTGGTCGGCGGCGCGCTCGCGTCCGGTGCCTACGGCTATTATGGCGCACCGGACTACGGGCCGGGTTACTATGACGACCAGTATTATGATGGTGGCCCGGTCGCGGTCATGCCGGATGGCGGTGATGATTCGGTCACCTACTGCATGCAGACCTACCGCTCCTACGATCCGCAGTCCGGAACGTATTTGGGCAATGACGGCTACCGGCACCCCTGCCCGTAA